A stretch of the Paenibacillus dendritiformis genome encodes the following:
- a CDS encoding ABC transporter ATP-binding protein: protein MKTTVQVNQLSKSYAALNAVENVAFSVGQGEVFGLLGANGAGKSTTIECMLGTKKHDSGTISILGMDPQKDRKKLFERVGVQFQEAHYQDKITVAELCEVTQSLYKTSLDYTDLIQQFGLSEKLKSQVSELSGGQKQRLFIILALIPNPEVVFLDELTTGLDTKARREIWRALSDLKAKGLTILLASHFMDEVEALCDKIMILKNGKSIFYGTVQEAIAASPYEKLEDAYLWHTDGEEEENESI from the coding sequence GTGAAAACAACAGTCCAGGTAAATCAATTGAGCAAGTCTTATGCCGCTCTCAATGCAGTAGAAAATGTCGCTTTTTCCGTTGGCCAAGGGGAAGTATTCGGTTTGCTCGGAGCGAACGGTGCGGGAAAAAGCACCACCATTGAGTGCATGCTGGGCACAAAAAAACATGACAGCGGGACGATCTCTATTTTGGGGATGGATCCGCAAAAAGACCGCAAAAAGCTGTTTGAGAGAGTCGGCGTTCAATTTCAAGAGGCTCATTATCAAGACAAAATAACGGTAGCCGAGCTTTGTGAGGTTACGCAGTCCCTTTACAAGACTTCTTTAGATTATACGGATTTAATACAGCAGTTTGGACTTTCCGAAAAATTAAAAAGCCAGGTAAGCGAACTTTCGGGAGGGCAAAAGCAGCGCTTGTTCATTATCCTTGCGTTAATTCCAAATCCCGAGGTTGTGTTTTTGGACGAACTGACCACCGGACTGGATACAAAAGCGAGGCGTGAAATTTGGAGAGCTCTTTCTGATCTAAAGGCGAAAGGACTGACCATCCTGCTGGCCTCTCATTTTATGGACGAGGTAGAAGCTCTGTGTGACAAAATCATGATTTTAAAAAACGGGAAAAGCATCTTTTATGGAACTGTGCAGGAAGCCATTGCAGCCAGTCCTTATGAAAAATTGGAGGATGCCTATCTCTGGCATACGGACGGGGAGGAAGAAGAGAATGAAAGCATTTAG
- a CDS encoding MerR family transcriptional regulator, protein MITYTTAEIARCNGIHPNTVRLYEELALIPKPERKPNGYRIFTDFHMEQIKLARTALQVEVLQNGLRKKAIEIIKTSAAGNFDMAIQFANSYLQQIKKEQRNAEEAIAIAEQLLSGNEQEMDRVVLTRQEAANHLQISMDTLRNWESNGLLTVKRKQNGYRVYTNKDLQRLKIIRSLRCANYSLASILRMLCALSSNPQADIRKIIDTPKEDEDIISVCDKLLTSLHYAETNAYDMLARLKKMKKRFNKNPTL, encoded by the coding sequence ATGATTACCTATACAACAGCAGAAATAGCGCGTTGCAACGGCATCCACCCCAATACGGTGCGTCTATATGAAGAACTTGCGCTAATCCCAAAACCAGAGCGCAAACCTAACGGCTACCGCATTTTCACGGATTTTCATATGGAGCAAATCAAGCTGGCAAGAACCGCTTTACAGGTAGAAGTTCTGCAAAACGGACTGCGCAAAAAGGCAATTGAGATTATTAAGACATCGGCTGCCGGAAATTTTGATATGGCCATCCAATTTGCAAACAGCTATTTGCAGCAAATCAAAAAAGAACAAAGAAATGCCGAAGAAGCTATCGCTATTGCAGAGCAGTTACTATCGGGCAATGAACAAGAAATGGACCGCGTTGTTCTCACCAGACAGGAAGCAGCCAACCACCTGCAAATTTCAATGGATACGCTAAGAAACTGGGAATCTAATGGGTTACTGACTGTGAAACGAAAGCAAAATGGCTATCGGGTGTATACCAATAAAGACCTTCAGCGGCTGAAAATCATTCGCTCTCTGCGATGCGCGAATTATTCTCTTGCCTCGATTTTGCGGATGCTCTGCGCTCTATCCAGCAATCCCCAAGCAGATATACGTAAAATCATTGATACCCCTAAAGAAGATGAGGACATCATTTCCGTGTGCGACAAGCTGCTTACTTCCCTGCATTATGCTGAAACGAACGCATACGATATGCTTGCCCGTCTGAAAAAAATGAAAAAGCGATTCAACAAAAACCCTACACTTTAA
- a CDS encoding ABC transporter permease, whose product MKAFSTLLKTELKLSLRGIDMFIFAICLPVAVVIILGAVFENRSAFDSANYTFLEQSFGAVASIAICAGGVMGLPLVISDYRHKKILKRFKVTPTSPSLILAVQVVIYALYSIISLILVYATATIFFGYQLKGAWSHFIGAYLLVMLSMFSIGLLVGGVAPNSKIAGILASLLYFPMLIFSGATLPYEIMPEALQQAADILPLTQGIKLMKAASLGLPIHSVLLPVLVMILLVIICTSVAIRFFRWE is encoded by the coding sequence ATGAAAGCATTTAGCACTCTGCTCAAAACGGAGCTCAAGTTATCCCTGCGCGGGATAGACATGTTCATTTTTGCCATTTGCCTGCCTGTTGCAGTCGTGATCATTCTTGGGGCTGTTTTTGAAAATAGGTCCGCCTTCGATAGTGCGAACTATACCTTTCTGGAGCAATCCTTTGGAGCAGTAGCGTCGATTGCCATCTGTGCTGGCGGAGTCATGGGACTTCCTTTAGTCATCTCCGATTACCGCCATAAGAAAATCTTGAAGCGGTTCAAGGTAACGCCTACCAGCCCTTCCCTTATTTTAGCGGTACAGGTTGTAATCTACGCGCTTTATTCCATCATTTCGCTCATCCTTGTTTATGCTACGGCGACGATTTTCTTTGGGTACCAATTGAAAGGGGCGTGGTCCCACTTTATCGGTGCATACCTATTAGTGATGCTGTCGATGTTCAGCATAGGACTGCTGGTAGGTGGAGTAGCGCCAAACAGTAAAATAGCAGGTATCTTAGCCAGTTTGTTATATTTTCCAATGCTCATCTTTTCAGGTGCTACCTTACCTTATGAGATTATGCCCGAGGCACTTCAACAAGCAGCCGATATCCTGCCGCTGACACAGGGCATTAAGCTGATGAAAGCTGCTTCGCTTGGCTTGCCTATCCATAGTGTTCTACTTCCGGTTCTCGTGATGATTCTACTTGTGATAATCTGCACTAGCGTTGCGATTCGATTTTTCAGGTGGGAATAA
- a CDS encoding ABC transporter ATP-binding protein, with amino-acid sequence MIVAKDVRKNYGIATPQTVALSGVDLHIHRGEMVSIMGPSGCGKSTLLYTLSGIEPADSGEIWFDKQAIHQMSEKDVSALRLTSMGFVYQQYNLIPVLNVIDNVALPLISQGAQRSVAHKAAKAALEDVMLTDKLKAMPHELSGGQAQRVAIARAIVHNPRVIWADEPTGALDTVTSEAIVTLLGKINADKQVTIVIVTHDPLVASATDRVIRMKDGKLMDSVEHDRAEGAGE; translated from the coding sequence ATGATTGTAGCCAAAGATGTTCGTAAGAACTACGGCATAGCAACTCCACAAACAGTGGCATTATCAGGGGTGGATTTGCACATTCATAGGGGCGAGATGGTGAGCATTATGGGGCCATCTGGTTGTGGCAAATCCACGTTGCTTTATACGCTGTCAGGTATTGAGCCTGCTGACAGTGGCGAAATTTGGTTCGATAAGCAAGCTATACACCAAATGAGCGAAAAAGATGTCTCCGCACTCAGATTGACGTCGATGGGTTTTGTCTATCAGCAATACAATCTGATTCCTGTGTTGAATGTCATTGATAACGTAGCATTGCCGCTTATCAGTCAGGGCGCTCAGAGGTCAGTTGCCCACAAAGCTGCAAAGGCGGCACTTGAAGATGTCATGCTAACGGATAAGTTGAAAGCTATGCCGCATGAACTGTCCGGAGGACAAGCCCAGCGGGTTGCAATTGCCCGCGCTATTGTCCATAATCCTCGCGTCATCTGGGCTGATGAGCCTACCGGAGCTCTGGATACTGTGACATCGGAAGCGATCGTAACTTTGTTGGGCAAGATAAATGCAGACAAGCAAGTGACCATCGTTATCGTCACGCATGACCCGTTAGTTGCATCAGCAACAGATCGTGTAATCCGTATGAAAGACGGAAAACTAATGGATTCTGTTGAGCACGACAGGGCAGAAGGGGCAGGCGAGTGA